From Triticum urartu cultivar G1812 chromosome 2, Tu2.1, whole genome shotgun sequence, a single genomic window includes:
- the LOC125535449 gene encoding uncharacterized protein LOC125535449, translated as MGGLRRGGGTDGLHSHRRRRHHSPSHNAPPHLAAGVGSSSKQGGEPGMHSNSLFDGSRLCTPKRAGRTPMKMLIDDDVYRDVTARHTSPGVVGRLMGLDIMPSLGVHSKDTCNGDRSQGRSPGSYSDISGHCSDKYAFSGDVPRRASTDEIPEFKDVFEVMETTRTKNRNRNTCPGHDRVNCADLNFVRQKFMDAKRLSTDESFQRSKEFNGALEALVSNKDALMEILQESNNVAASDLSGLGCPPSSGVNRITLLKPSRRSKFIDADIVYPPEDDTERCFHSPKEAKHSPRKPHSNFSSEAPKEETGSLRQKLSRSSYRENIDKRISPTRIVVLKPWLDKNLNMEGAFPITNDMFCSSYRRTQACLDDGIQRQNAEESMPQISTAHSDARRQRAKGSREIAREVSAQMKTAAVRGGTNGKQKLSPDIGTSNRDEQVSLLTSMAKLKSSAALQRPSGPHDAPDGSCAGTSPTHSAKRSIRKEARRRLADRWKTTQQHQHPSQDGNATFSTLGDMLALSDKETSKFTSGAAASRQWPEGESHRDVMPGSCGYPLGISSNDGWKDDSICGLTRLESVSTSSINRGSPKSSSRKASCTHGEYSMAENIIGSGPYDSEDLHQDRPRRSLFRSSTYRSDESDVQSLDEVQSVVTEREIHVNFEEPTYTGAVPELSETGGRLVHGGNSGHLDSSRAVPEWQGEAQSSAQNMMLDQEHAFAADDHFIVPSPRYSASQIEGNGHDRCDDNEAPSDHLTELVSVVSSNEDEQPSPVSVLGSSVDAEDCCSGGFEKISADLQGLRMQLRLLKMEATGDADDDTDLALFSDDDETAASCELVNESAPTTSRAFRDEDERDFSYVADMLTFLASRSSEHDLLLGARYLSPGSPARGDAYDELERKYGELVLWARPERRLLFDLANDVLVEVVACWTQCGGQQGLAGRCRLGMEWDMERVVEEVWERVRRQRRETEGFQEEKLMGVAWLDCEDVTDEMVEDIGSMLGEDLLEEAIADLYLLDLFG; from the exons ATGGGGGGACTCCGCCGCGGCGGAGGCACGGACGGCCTCCactcccaccgccgccgccgccaccacagCCCCAGCCACAATGCCCCGCCCCATCTCGCCGCCG GAGTTGGATCCTCGAGCAAACAAGGAGGCGAACCTGGGATGCATTCCAATTCCTTG TTTGATGGGAGCAGGCTTTGTACACCCAAAAGAGCCGGTCGCACCCCAATGAAAATGCTAATAGACGACGACGTCTATAGAGATGTCACTGCTAGGCACACATCGCCTGGTGTTGTGGGAAGGCTTATGGGCCTTGACATAATGCCTTCACTTGGAGTTCATAGCAAAGATACATGTAATGGGGACCGTTCACAGGGCAGGTCGCCAGGGAGTTACAGTGATATATCAGGGCATTGTAGTGACAAATATGCTTTCTCGGGAGATGTTCCGCGTAGGGCAAGCACTGATGAGATTCCAGAATTCAAAGATGTTTTTGAGGTAATGGAGACCACCAGAACCAAGAACCGAAACCGTAACACTTGTCCTGGACATGACAGGGTTAACTGTGCTGACCTTAATTTTGTAAGGCAGAAGTTTATGGATGCAAAACGCCTTTCCACTGATGAATCTTTTCAGAGATCGAAAGAGTTCAATGGTGCGCTAGAGGCATTGGTGTCAAATAAAGATGCTCTCATGGAAATTCTTCAAGAATCCAATAATGTTGCCGCGAGTGATCTGTCCGGTCTCGGTTGTCCTCCATCCTCTGGCGTAAACCGGATCACGCTGTTGAAACCATCCAGAAGAAGTAAGTTTATTGATGCAGATATTGTGTATCCACCAGAAGATGACACTGAACGGTGCTTCCACTCACCAAAAGAAGCAAAGCATTCTCCAAGGAAGCCTCATAGTAACTTTTCTAGTGAAGCTCCCAAAGAAGAAACTGGCTCTTTGAGACAAAAATTGTCTAGGTCAAGCTACAGGGAGAACATCGATAAGCGCATTTCTCCCACTCGGATTGTTGTCTTGAAACCATGGCTCGATAAAAATCTGAACATGGAAGGAGCATTTCCAATAACCAATGACATGTTCTGCTCCAGTTACAGAAGGACCCAAGCATGCCTAGATGATGGCATTCAAAGGCAGAATGCAGAAGAATCCATGCCTCAGATCTCCACAGCACACTCCGATGCACGACGCCAAAGAGCAAAGGGGTCCAGAGAAATTGCTCGGGAGGTTTCAGCACAGATGAAGACAGCTGCTGTCAGGGGAGGTACAAATGGAAAACAGAAACTCAGTCCAGATATTGGGACGTCGAACCGGGATGAGCAGGTGTCTTTGTTGACATCCATGGCTAAGCTAAAAAGTTCGGCAGCATTGCAAAGACCTTCTGGTCCACATGATGCCCCGGATGGTTCTTGCGCAGGGACTTCACCGACACATTCAGCTAAGAGATCCATCAGGAAGGAAGCAAGGAGACGCCTAGCAGACAGATGGAAGACGACTCAGCAACATCAACATCCATCACAAGATGGTAATGCTACATTCAGCACACTTGGGGACATGCTTGCTCTGTCTGACAAAGAGACCTCAAAGTTTACTTCAGGGGCAGCAGCTAGCCGGCAATGGCCAGAGGGCGAGTCACATAGGGATGTGATGCCAGGATCATGTGGTTATCCTCTTGGTATCAGCAGCAATGATGGCTGGAAAGATGACAGCATATGTGGCTTAACAAGGCTGGAGTCTGTTTCTACTTCATCCATCAACCGAGGGAGTCCGAAATCGAGCAGCAGAAAAGCAAGTTGCACACACGGTGAATATTCTATGGCAGAGAACATCATCGGATCAGGGCCTTATGATTCTGAGGATCTGCATCAGGACAGACCAAGGAGATCGTTATTCAGAAGTTCGACATATCGCTCTGATGAAAGCGATGTGCAGTCTCTGGATGAGGTGCAAAGTGTGGTGACCGAGCGCGAGATCCATGTGAATTTTGAAGAACCAACTTACACCGGTGCAGTGCCAGAGCTATCTGAAACTGGAGGAAGACTTGTGCACGGTGGAAATTCTGGCCATTTAGATAGCAGCCGTGCAGTTCCAGAATGGCAGGGGGAGGCGCAGTCTTCTGCACAGAACATGATGCTGGACCAAGAGCACGCATTCGCAGCAGATGACCATTTTATTGTCCCTAGTCCTAGATATTCAGCGTCTCAG ATTGAGGGGAATGGGCACGACCGATGTGATGATAACGAAGCTCCATCCGATCATCTGACAGAACTAGTATCCGTCGTGAGCTCCAACGAAGACGAACAACCTAGTCCGGTGTCCGTCCTCGGATCGTCCGTGGACGCCGAGGACTGTTGTTCAGGAGGTTTTGAGAAGATAAGCGCAGACCTTCAAG GGCTCAGGATGCAACTTCGGCTGCTCAAGATGGAGGCGACGGGCGACGCAGATGACGACACCGACCTCGCCTTGTTCAGTGACGACGACGAAACCGCCGCGAGCTGCGAGCTGGTCAACGAAAGCGCGCCGACAACGTCCCGTGCTTTCCGGGACGAAGACGAGAGGGACTTCTCCTATGTGGCTGACATGCTCACGTTTCTAGCCAGCCGGAGCTCCGAGCACGACCTCCTGCTCGGCGCGCGCTATCTGTCACCGGGGTCTCCGGCGCGCGGCGACGCGTACGACGAGCTCGAGAGGAAGTACGGCGAGCTCGTCCTGTGGGCGCGGCCCGAGAGGCGGCTCCTCTTCGACCTGGCGAACGACGTGCTCGTCGAGGTGGTCGCCTGCTGGACGCAGTGCGGCGGCCAGCAGGGGCTGGCGGGGAGGTGTCGGCTGGGCATGGAGTGGGACATGGAGAGGGTCGTGGAGGAGGTGTGGGAGAGGGTGCGCCGGCAGCGGCGCGAGACGGAGGGCTTCCAGGAGGAGAAGCTGATGGGGGTGGCGTGGCTGGACTGCGAGGACGTCACTGATGAGATGGTGGAGGACATTGGGAGCATGCTGGGTGAGGATCTCCTGGAGGAGGCCATAGCTGACCTGTATCTGCTGGACCTTTTTGGTTAA
- the LOC125535448 gene encoding probable pectate lyase 4, translating to MGARASCFSRLYCCWISFPSPDHRPPRPPPTPAAAGAAYLPCPGMDAETGPGAVTTAAHRPPQPRTPYAAADRTLRALAAAAEGFGRRAIGGLHGALYHVTSLQDDGHGTLREACRAKEPLWVVFEVSGDIHLHTYLRVSSHKTIDGRGQRVRLTGKGLQLKDCHHVIVCNLQFEAGRGHDVDGIQIKPGSTNIWIDRCSLADYDDGLIDITRQSTDITVSRCHFARHDKTMLIGADPKHVDDRCIRVTIHHCFFDGTRQRHPRLRFGKVHLYNNYTRDWGIYAVCAGVEAQIVSQCNIYEGGHKKTVFKYMPEKAADREETAAGWIRSEGDAFLHGALPCLVDGPGAECVFRPEEYYDRWTMEAASPALKEVIQLCAGWQPVPRPPDC from the exons ATGGGCGCCCGTGCCTCCTGTTTCTCCCGCCTCTACTGCTGCTGGATCTCCTTCCCCTCCCCCGACCACCGTCCCCCGCGTCCTCCTCCGACTCCAGCCGCCGCCGGCGCAGCCTACCTCCCCTGCCCCGGCATGGACGCCGAGACGGGGCCGGGGGCGGTGACGACGGCGGCCCACCGCCCCCCGCAGCCGCGGACGCCCTACGCCGCCGCGGACCGCACCCTCCgcgcgctcgccgccgccgccgagggcTTCGGCCGCCGCGCCATCGGGGGCCTCCACGGCGCCCTCTACCACGTCACCTCCCTCCAAG ACGACGGGCACGGGACGCTGCGGGAGGCGTGCCGGGCCAAGGAGCCGCTGTGGGTCGTCTTCGAGGTCTCCGGCGACATCCACCTCCACACCTACCTGCGGGTCTCCTCCCACAAGACCATCGACGGGCGCGGGCAGCGGGTCCGGCTCACCGGCAAGGGGCTCCAGCTCAAGGACTGCCACCACGTCATCGTCTGCAACCTCCAGTTCGAGGCCGGCCGGGGCCACGACGTCGACGGCATCCAGATCAAGCCCGGCTCCACCAACATCTGGATCGACCGCTGCTCCCTCGCCGACTACGACGACGGGCTCATCGACATCACGCGCCAGAGCACCGACATCACCGTCTCCAG ATGCCACTTTGCAAGGCATGACAAGACGATGCTCATCGGCGCGGACCCAAAGCACGTCGACGACAGGTGCATCAGGGTGACCATCCACCACTGCTTCTTCGACGGCACGCGGCAGAGGCACCCGCGCCTGCGCTTCGGCAAGGTCCACCTCTACAACAACTACACCAGGGACTGGGGCATCTACGCCGTCTGCGCCGGCGTCGAAGCTCAG ATTGTGTCTCAGTGCAACATATACGAAGGAGGACATAAGAAGACGGTCTTCAAGTACATGCCAGAGAAG GCTGCTGACAGAGAAGAAACGGCGGCCGGGTGGATCAGGTCGGAGGGCGACGCGTTCCTGCACGGGGCGTTGCCGTGCCTGGTCGACGGCCCGGGCGCCGAGTGCGTCTTCAGGCCGGAGGAGTACTACGACAGGTGGACGATGGAGGCGGCGTCGCCGGCGCTCAAGGAGGTCATTCAGCTCTGCGCTGGGTGGCAGCCTGTGCCCAGGCCTCCGGACTGCTAG